The genomic stretch AAGGTTGGATTTGGATTTAGAAGCAAAAATGAGGTGGGGTATGTGTTTGGATGTTTAGGGTTAGGGTTGGAGGTCGCCGGAGAAGAAGGCGGCGTCGCCGCGGTCGGTCGATctccaccgtcttctccggcaagtGGTGGCCATGGCGTGTGGCGGAGCAAGAAGGAAGAGTTACAGAGCAAATTTGGCTTTGCTTTTGAAGAGAGAGAACGAGAGTGAGCAAATGgctctctctctcactcaaatGTTTGTTTTTATGTGGTGGAGAAGGCTGCTGCATGAGCGCCAAGTAGCATCTCCAAGAGGCGCCACATATTTGTTGACTTCTGAGTCAACCAGGGGATCCTGTGTGGATCCCCCACCATATGCTGATGCACCTGCTCAGGCTTTCCCCTATGATTTGTTGACCGGGTCAAAGTCTCCTGATCCAGTGGTCCAGACATCTCCATAGGAGGTCAACGTTTGACCAATCCTTTAAGGCCTGGATGGTTCCGTTTTGGGTCAACTCAGGTTGGGCCCAAAGACTTTTTTCTATTTAAAACCCCCCTTCTTTTTGTTTAGCAGCGCCCAGAGTTGGGCCTTCCCCACTACCAAcccattttctttattttttttagttgttatttttttatatatatatattttacatatatatatatatatatatatatatatatatatatatatatatatatatatatatatatatatatatatatatattaaatagTTTAATTCCTAATGATAGTTGTTTAATTATTTTACAATATTTAAgtattttatttactttcattttatttatttctatttattttctattctttcaaaattatatatattgttattattattattaacaCCTAATAATAgttatttaattatttgtttatattattattattattattatttaattacttattatttaatcaaataatctattaaatatttaattaattaattatattattaatatcacttataatttagataattgtttatttttgtggagtgtatgtgcatgattattttgtatttatttatttataccgAGTCTTGAGTGCATATGGATAACATGTTATAATTGTGAGAAGATTATGTCGATTTCACCGATTTAAAAtcattcaaaccaatttcaaaaataaatcacgtgtttctcgattcaaagtcgagcccattttcaaaacaccgttgtaagtcgatcgcttgtaaaagcatcgccatcaacctcacatggcttactcttgggccttcttacaatgagacataTTCAGTTTTtattaatcgattagatgaactattcactaaataaattcaattcattcacaaaatacaaatttaaaatctcgttccaacatcgagtattctttattaaGAATTAAAATACCTGATCACAATTAAATGTTATTTCACTTGGGAATAAAAAAGGaaatggttttgagttttcaactcctctccttGATTATTTAAACACTAACTCTTGTACTCGATTAATCAAACAATCTTCGTTTCTAATCCACCTAAGCACAGATAAATCAAATTCTTCTACAATAAGAAataaaaagggagatgactttgagtctttaagtgttctcctcgactatttgaatacaagttctcttacttgaTTAGTCAAAAAGTTGTCGTTCCTTTACAAATatccaaaccccgattaaatccAAATATTTTCATAtcaagctaaatgaaaagggagttgactttgagtcttcaacttctctcctcaattggttgaatacgagttctcttactcggtcagtcgaacaattgtcatttttccacaaacatacaacttaatcaaatcattttcataacaaactgtacgaaaaaggagatggtcttgagccttcgattcctctctTCAAATGCTTGGATATAAGTTGTCTTACTTAGCCATTCGAGCACTTTTAGTTCATTCTAAGATAcatcaaccatatacaaccttattttcataaatactcagatgaaacagaaagtggtatagagtcttctattccctttcccgattattagggtacgagttatcttactcgattatccgagtattcgtcatccattcaaaacaccttaattattacCAAATCCTtcctataattaaggatgaaaaagaaagtggtctagagtcttctattccctttcccgactgttaggatacgagttgtcttactcaactatccgagtgattgtcatccaaccaaaaacatctcaaccaatcgaaacatccaacatattaatccaacttatcacccccgtgtgaccaaaactcttttcaaaagaacaccatttaatcctttctaatgcgcataacaaaccaatgcttaagcctccgccgagagtagaaAAGGCAATttttagcctttaggatgcgacCTAAACAATTGTTCATAAAAAACACCAACCAgccgtagttccccgaactacgaatgctctgatttccttattataccataaggatacgtaggcaggagattgttgtatcttcgcgagcacactaataaaaaatctcccctttccctttctgaggttctcatccatttctattttcaatatatttataacccaaagataacaaacaaacataaattaatactcgaaacgcacattagaactaaaaggttcccgttgagtacaacggacgtaaggggtgctaataccttccccttacgtaatccactcccgaacctgaatatggttgcgacgaccactattccatttcctaaagtttttatcgatattttcctattccttcattgggataaataaagttcggtggcgactctgttcgaacataaattttttccgcgaccatcgcgtggaatcgtatttttcgagatgcgacagatggcgactctgctggggactagctccaagcaaaagagagtgaagcctaactTAGTTCAGTTGATGTATTGTATGTTAATTTTATCTGTTTGTTAtttattctgttattattatgttgtcaTGATTATTGTATTGTGATTTATTGAATATGTCTTATTTGGGGCTCTCTGTTAGTGGTGCTctgtgagataggctctctacccgagcctgagaaaaaccataagattaagttggtggttgcgtagtgggaGCCCACAAGGAGTTTTCCTTGTTAGGAAGATACAGAGACCCCTCCTAGAGGATATTCTCTTGAGATATTGttgcccgacgagttttcgtcaTGACGATggtattctcaagttggatcaatgactctagggaccttttaacccattatatccggtggttatgtagtatctacctgaaaagtcccagacttattgggttaatacgaaagccccaattAGATGAGATCCCTTAGGCGTATTACTACCTTACAGTAGTATTCCTAACCTCGACCTATGACTCTGAGCaccttattagaaccttggactcgagagttgtgtagtatgtacccactaggagtcttcctctttgggaccatacgaaggcctcacccaaacGAGACTCTGTTTGAGGATGTTATTTGTAGATGAGTTTTCGTCATGACAATAACTTTCCTAAATATTGATTAATGACTTTGGGAACCTCTTAACTTTAGCATCCTCCCAAAAGGGTTTTGTTTAGTAACCAAGGATATCTTCTCTCACGACCTGTATATTGACCTACCTGTGGCATGCATAACATCATTCATAACATAACATTCATATTATTTTGTTTCCAAGGAATCTGAGTGTCATGagttgcaggaattcaagaaACATGGAATCAAGCAAAATAAACATTTACTCTTTCAAGTTCAAAGATCCCGATCTAAGGAGCTTACGTGACTTGGTCTCTCATATGCACCCGGTATACAGAATCAACTTTGGGAAGAATTATGGCAATCTGCTCAGCATCCTTAATCAACAAGTGGACCATACAACTTTAGTCACTTTGGCCCAATTCTACGATctacctttaagatgcttcacattccaagacttccaGCTAGCACCAACATTAGAGGAGTTCGAGCGTCTTGTTAGGATTCCTATGAAGAACAAGCCACTATTTGAAGGGATAGATGAATTTTTGCCCCTTGAGATCATTGCTAGCATGCTTCACATGGAGGAAAAGGAAGCAGAGGCTAACCTAGAGACCAAAGGGAATACCAAATGATTTTCGCTAAATTTTCTCTTGGAAAGAGCTCATACCCTATTGAAAGCAGAAAGTTGGGATGCTTGTTACTCTGCTATTGCATTGCCCATCTATGGCGTCGTCCTGTTCCCAAATATGGATGGTTTCGTAGACATGGCTGTCATTTGTGTTTTCCTTACTGGAAACCCAGTacctaccttgttagctgatgTTTACTATTACATAAGCCATAGGCACACTAAGAAGAAgggattgattgcttgttgtgctcctttattATATCAGTGGTTTCTAGAACATCTTCCGAAGACAGGTGCTTGGGTTGAAAAGACAGATGTTAGTTGGCCTCAGAGATTGGGATCACTCCGATCAGAAGATCTCTCTTGGTATTCCAAAGAATACATCAACATGGACATCATATTTAGCTGTGGGGATTTCCCTAATCTACCACTTATTTGAACTCACGGATGTGTGAATGCTAACTCGGTTCTATCACTCAGACAACTTGGCTACCCAATGGAAGGTCCTCCAGAGGCGAAATCTTTGTAAGCTTTCTTGTTACTTGACTCTGGGGTTGAGAATCCTAGCTTGTTCCAATGAATCAAGAAGGCTTGGAAGAATGTCAATCGAAAAGGGAAAGCTGATTTAGGGAGAGcaaatgggattacaaaagaaccatattttcagTGGGTAAAGGAAAGGATGGAGATGATCAAAATGCCATTTGTCATTCGGACACCTGTACCTCTTCctgaacctaagctcacccatgtccctattgaagaagtggaggaactcaagaccaccatggcaaagttagaaaaagagaatgaagagttgCAGATAAAAATCCAACAAACCATCAATGAGAAAAACACCATGAAGTGGGAGCTTGAGAGAAAAGAGGCACAACTTCAAGCACATGTGGAAAAGTTCAACAAGGAAGAGCATAAGAGGAAAAAGATCAAGGTGGGGTTAGAACAAGCTGACCATTGTTTAGATACTCTTAAGGGTCAACTACGACGAACtcagaaagaatgtcaagacaatgagCGTTGGTGGAATCTAGCCACGAAGGAAAACAAGACAATAAGGGATACACTTGGGGCTCAAATAAAAGAACTCACCAATTCTGTTCGTCATGCAAAGGATGAAGTAGAGCAGGAGCGCCGACTCAAGAATATAGCCACTGAAGCTTCTAGAGTTTCACCCATGATATGGGAGGAGAAGTGTCGAGAAGTAAGGGACGCAAAAGAGTCTGCCAACTATTGGAAGAACCAACTAGAGTCATTACGCCAAGACAGCTCCATATGGTTGAAGGAGCGAGACtatgtgattgaagattatgaatcctttaagaagaccatagaCTTCTTGCAAGGAGATAGGGATAAGTTTCGTGCAAAGCTCAATGGGCTAGTGGGGTTTTGTAATTGGGCGGCTAAAGAATTACCATGGAAGTTAAGAGACACAATCGAAGAATTGAAGGAAGATAGCACTCCTCCAGCCATAATCAGTTTCATTCTACTCTGTAGAGGGTTGCTGAAGAGATTCAAGGAGGAACTAAAGGAGCTTCAAGCCAGAAAGCCAACAGTTTAATTTTCTTATATCTTATATTTTTCCTTCAACAAATGTATTTTTAAACTATGACCTTTTTGGACTCCTATGTTATGTACTTGAATGAATGACGTTTAAAAATTACTCCATCATTGCTATTCTAAGTATTTCTTGTTTCTTCGAATTACTAACAGCTAATGAAACTCGAATGATTCCCTAAAAATAAAATACGCATGACATTCGCATCTTCATTATGCATCACGCttcataaaaattcaaaaaaacttacccaacctttttaccctttatctagccacactgactaatcaacaccggTACGAGACGCGAAGCAACTACAGGATGATGTTAGAGCAAGTTGAGGCTAACCAAATTACCATGAGGACAGACATCAACATGATCCAAGAGAAAATGGATCAACTGTTTGAGACAATGCTCGCAATTGCTCAAAGAGAGAGGATTGAGGAGGAAGAAGCTAGGGCAAAAAGGAATGATGGCACGCCAGGTCTGAACCCCCAAGATGAGGGTTACTTCCCTACCAAGAAGAGATTGGTTCAGATACCGAtaggaggcaaaggagatggggatcatgcagaaccttctgatacatctactcatcatggatccgaAATTGGAGACGACCAGTACGATGCTTTCTATATGCCTGATCAACCGAAGCCTAAGATACTTCCAGATCCTGCTGTAGATAGGCTTCGTGCCCTAGAAAAGAAGATCAAAGCCATAGAAGGAAACAATATCTTCGGTACCTCTGCCATGAACATGCGCTTGGTATCAAATTTAGCCATCccggctaaatttaaaactcttgatttcgagaaatacaaaggacaaACTTGTCCAAGAAGTCACCTGGTAATGTACTTCAGGAAGATGGTTGCTCATACCGAAAACGACAAACTACTCGtacactgtttccaagacagtctaagtggagcatctctgagatggtacatgagcttagaaCAAGGGCGAATTCAAAGCTGGGAggatttggctgacgcatttctccgTCAGTACAAATATAACTTGGATATGGCACCCGACCGAATGCAGTTGCAAGGGATGGCTATGAAAGAAAGTGAgtcatttaaagaatacgcccagtggtggagagagttggctgctcaggtaCAGCCACCATTGTCTGAAAAGGAAATGACCGGAATATTTGTAGACACCTtgaaggacccattctttgatAGATTGGTGAGTAGTGCAGCGTCCGACTTCGCACATCTTGTCACAATTGGAGATCGCATAGAGAAAGGGTTGAGGGATGGAAAGATTCCAGGATCTGCGGCAGTCCCTAGCGCACCGAAAAAGTATTCTGGAGGCTTCCCgaagaaaagagaaggtgaaacaaaCACCATATCCAAAAACTATAAAGGGAAGCAACAAGCTTCATATGGTCAAGTCGCCGCTGTGGTACCCATACCTTATCAACAGCCAATGCAGTAACAACAAATGTATCAAccatatcatcaacaacatcatcaacaacaaaacactgcaccaccaagacaattcaagccaagacctccaagaaggcaacttgatcctctaccagtaccttatagCTAGCTATTCCCATATCTGCAAAAGGAGGGACTTCTGAAATTAAGGGAGTTAAAACCGACTATTTTTCCATATCCACCCAGATACGATGCTAACGCCCATTGTGAGtttcacatgggagcacctggtCATACCTTGGAGAAGACTTGATCGAAGCGAAAGCCGTCTCATTCACTCTAAGACGCCCGAACGTGAACACCAATCCTATGCCAACGCATAAGGATGCTTccgtcagtgccattgaggagagtgatcAAGGCAAATTGATCTgtaaggttgaagagattcaaacccctatcaccaGGATAGGAGCACAGTTGCTGAAGAGTGTTCTAATCCCGGAGGAGCTAGTTGCTGAAGAGAGTAATAAAGAGTTGAGgaattttatacaacaaatgtTGGATCGAGGCGAGTTACAGATAAATTGCCGTGTTAAGAGCAAGCACCAGGAAGAGATAGCCGTGGTGGACATCCCTTATGATGAGGTTAAAGTGGAAATACCTATAAGCCCATTGGTGATAGAGTTTCCAACACCGTTCACATATAAAGATGAGAAGCCAGTCCCGTGGATATATCAACCtagagcttttaagcaggggcaGGAAGACCTACCTTTGATGATTAACGAACCAAATGTCACTTCAATTGTGGGGCCAGCAGGAATAACACGTAGTGGCCGAGTGTTCACGCCAAGAACTGTTGATACTTCTCCAAAGACTAAAGGGAAGGAAGCTGTTGTCCAGATCCCCGTCCCTAATCAAGAAATGCAAGACATGCACCTGTCTCCTAAAGTTGCGGTCACTCGTGAAGAGGCTGAGGAATTTCTGaggataatcaagaagagcgattatAAGGTGGTGGACCAGCTAAATCAAACACCTTCAAAATTTTCCATGTTATCTCTACTACTCAACTCAGAAGCACACATAAATTCGTTGTTGAAGGTATTGAGCGCCGCTCATATCACGAAAGACataacaatagaacagtttgacgATGTGATAGCCTGTGTGACCACTGGgaatttcttgggttttaatgatgatGAATTGTTGATCgagggaaagaaccataacaaggccttgcatatctCCATGAAATGCATAGACACTATACTATCAAGGGTGTTAGTAGACACAGGTTCCTCACTAAATGTCATGCCGAAGACAACTTTGATAAAGCTGCCAATGGAAGGGATAAGTATGAAGCCCAACACCCTAATCGTAAATGCATTTGATGGCTCAATGCGAGAAGTGATAGGAGAAgttgacttaccaaccaagataggtccaacTATTTTTAATATCACgttccaggtcatggatatacatccCAGTTATAGTTTCCTACTTGGGAGACCCTGGATTCATTCTGCAGGCACTGtcacctccactctgcatcaaaagCTGAAATTCATTATaaatgacaagatgattgtgATTGGGGGAGAGGAAGATATCTTGGTTAGCCACTTGACATCTTTCCGAtatatcgaggtggatggcgagataACTGAAACACCACTCCAATCCTTGGAAGTGGTAAATATGATGGCCATCCAACAGACATTGGAGACCCCGAAATCAGGACCATCCATGGCCTCGTGGCAAGGAGCTAAGGTTGTTATGGAAAGTGAAAATGCTCAAGACTAGGGAAAAGTGGTGGAAGTGAAAGAGAAACGAGACAAGTTTGGCCTGGGATACGACCCGTCATCAAATAAATCTGGTAACCAACATGACAAAGAACAAATTCCTTCTGTAGAGAAAACATTCACCAGCGCTAGCCACATCTTTGGCAAGCAGGTGGCGATGATCAGTGATGGAGATCGCGAAGAGGGGGTGTCTAGCTGGATGCGACAAGCCGCACCTAATGAAGAGCTGACAAactggaaggctgtggaagttccccaaatatttcaaaagtaattttattattttaggCAAAACCCTGTGCTCTGCCCGAGGCACAGTGGCGTGTTGTAGAgcctcctttatctttttcaagagtttttttatcattaatgaaatgacgatttgcatccaaatttttgttcctttcctttcgtttttacttatttacaaaaatgg from Lathyrus oleraceus cultivar Zhongwan6 chromosome 7, CAAS_Psat_ZW6_1.0, whole genome shotgun sequence encodes the following:
- the LOC127103847 gene encoding uncharacterized protein LOC127103847, which gives rise to MPTHKDASVSAIEESDQGKLICKVEEIQTPITRIGAQLLKSVLIPEELVAEESNKELRNFIQQMLDRGELQINCRVKSKHQEEIAVVDIPYDEVKVEIPISPLVIEFPTPFTYKDEKPVPWIYQPRAFKQGQEDLPLMINEPNVTSIVGPAGITRSGRVFTPRTVDTSPKTKGKEAVVQIPVPNQEMQDMHLSPKVAVTREEAEEFLRIIKKSDYKVVDQLNQTPSKFSMLSLLLNSEAHINSLLKVLSAAHITKDITIEQFDDVIACVTTGNFLGFNDDELLIEGKNHNKALHISMKCIDTILSRVLVDTGSSLNVMPKTTLIKLPMEGISMKPNTLIVNAFDGSMREVIGEVDLPTKIGPTIFNITFQVMDIHPSYSFLLGRPWIHSAGTVTSTLHQKLKFIINDKMIVIGGEEDILVSHLTSFRYIEVDGEITETPLQSLEVVNMMAIQQTLETPKSGPSMASWQGAKVVMESENAQD